A stretch of DNA from Salmo trutta chromosome 12, fSalTru1.1, whole genome shotgun sequence:
CGGGGTGATGGGCTGTACAGGTCTTTGGTCAACAGCTTGTGGTGGAGGTTGAGGTTGGAGCTGTGCCTGGAAGAAACAAAATGTAGGAAAGGTTGTTTCTTGGTTGGTGTTTTTTCAAAGGTACCTTTAGCAATTGTTCTATCTTTAATTGACCATTCATCTCAGTTAAATAAGTGTGTAACTGATGTATTTGTGGTTGCTGCCAGTTTGGTGTGGTTTTATTAGATCATTTGAAAAGACATACTAACCATATCACTTCAACAGAACCTCTTACATCATATGCTTAAATATCCTATATTGTGCTAGAGAATGACAAATCCCTTTCATAAATCACTGACAGACTATACAACTAAATGACAGACTATTAACTGACTGATGTGTGTTTGttctctctcacctgtctctGCTCCTGCGGGAGGGGAAGGCAGCGTTGCAGCCAGCCACCGTGCACATGTGCATCTCCTTCAGGTGCACGTTGCGGTAGTGCATCTTCACACTGTACTGGTTGTTGAACGTCTTGCTGCAGATCTCACAGTGGTGTGGAAGGTCATCCCTGTCCAGTGGCCCCTCAGAGTCCATACGAGACTGCAGGAGGCTAGAGTCGGTGTAGTCTTCCATACAGCCCTCTGGTCCATCCTTCCCTCTGTCGCCTAGTCTGAACAAACCGCCGTTGGTCAGTCGGTGGTCCATGTCGTCGCACAGCTTGTCTTGGTGCCGGGAGGTTGGTTGGtcgccctcctctccctctccctctgtgtggtCTCTGCTCAGAGAGAGGCTGTGGTTCTCTCTGTGGTTGAGTTTTCCATCATAGGGGGATGAGGCGCAGGTGATCATACCTGTCTCTGCCTGCTGGGATCCCTCTTCTTTATCGTCTTTGTCCTCCTCTTGTTCCCTGCttccacacatctctctctccggGCTGTGGGACCTCGGCCGcttcaccccctccctctctcctctctccccagctaggatgactcctctctcctctctttccctctccctctctacaccCATCTGTCTCGTACACAAATCCCCCCctcctcctacccctctctcacaCTCCTCCTTGTCCCTGCCCTGTATAGGGCTCATGTCCTCTGAACCGCtgtcctcccccatccctccctccctctctaccgctTCCTTCTCGATCTTGATGGGCATGCTCGACTTCCGCGACTtcttcttgggcacagggtcGATGATGGCACCGCAGGCGtctggggtggtgatggaggtagGTTTGAGGGGAAGCGAGGAGGAGAGGacggggagggatggggggtgtTGGCCGGGGCTGTTGGCCAGCTCGGCAGGGGTCACCAGGCTCCGGTAGAAAGGCAGCACAGGCTGCACTGTCTTCAGGTTGGGGAAGAGGATGCCGTGACCCAGGTGCCCCATGCTGGGGAAGGAGCTGCTGTGGTGCAGCTTGGTGCTGCTGGTGGTGGAGTCCACATGGCTCACCATGTAGCTGGCAACCGACTTCTGGCTGTCGGGGGATGAGGTCAGGGACACCGGGATGGATGAGTGGGGGTACTCAGACCGCGGTTTGTCGCTTGCTTCGGAGTCTTCGTCGGCCGAAAGGCTCCCGCCGCCTCGCAGGTCCTTGTCGCGGTTGTTGCGGTTCATGGGCATGTGCAGGCGTGGGTTGGGGTTGGCGCTGTGGCGGTTGCGGCTGCGCAGCGAGCTGAACACCATGTTGCAGCCGTCGATGGTGCACTTGTGCTTGATCTTCAGGTGCACAGCGTTGTAGTGGATTTTCAGCGTGCCCTTGTCGTAGAAGGTCTTGTCACACGCACTGCAGTACACACGCCCCTTCTTGAGACTTCCTCCCCCGCCTCCCCCGTTCCGGTCCATGGAGCGTTGGAGCTTGCTATCCGGGGACATCTGGGTAAAGTCAGAGTTCATCATGGAGGGGGTGCAGGGTGTGGAGCGGCCGTCTGAGTAGTTGTCGCTGGTGGGGAAGTCCTCCGCCTCCATCTTGGGCGTGGCCGAGAGGCCGTCCATAGGGTTGTCTCCACCCCTGTCCAGGTCAGAGGTGAATGAGGCGGAGCTAGAGCCCACCAGGCTGCTCTCGGTGGGAGGCGGCCCGGGGAGGGGGAGGGCGTTGGGGTTCTCGTCCCCCCGTCTCTGCCCCTGCTCCATCTGCCCCCCTTGCTGCTGCTGCAGCGCCCCCGGTGGTGACCCCAGGAGAGGCGCTGGCACGGAGCCCAACAGTTGAAATGGTAGCATAAACGCCATACTATTAATAAAGTTCTCAAAGTGGTGCGCTTTGGACGAGCTCAGTTTCTCCACCTTGGGGGTCAGGATGTTGTTGGTGGTGGCAGTGCGCGGGGTGCTGCGCTCGATGAAGGTGCGGATGTCTGAGTTGGTGCGGGTGCTGGGGACCAGCACGGCCTGGCCCTCCTTGTCCTGCAGCGCCATCAGCTCCACAATGGACTTGGTCTCGCCGAAGCGGAGGAACTGCTGCAGCGTAGCAATCTCCTCCTCGAACGTCATGATGGCCCAGCGGTCCAACACCTTCCCTGCTATGTCCTGGAGagggtgtgagggagggagaggggggagagggagagcggggaggggtgaggaaaggagagggtgtgtgggagggagaggaagttgagggtgtgggggagagagatgggggagagggaggaaaggagagggggtgggtggagagcggggaggggggaaagagagtgagagagcgagaaagcgattgatatgcagagagaaagagagagagagcatttcaTCATTAGCATTATACATCTCTATTAGGCTCTATTCCTGTATATTCACACACCAAGGACGATATGAAGTCATCTAAAACACAGACTGACTGTGTCTAAACAGGTGTAGGGTGAACTTGCTTttagacactgatcttgggtcaaatgagcattttccccactaatggctAAGGTGAGGATTGGGGAGTGGAagttgatcctagatctgtacttaGGGGAACTTACACCCCAGAGCGTCTTAGTAAAGGGTGCAGTTGTAAAGTTAATGCAGAGAGGAGGGAGTCCTCATTACAGCGCTGCCTTTCATCTTGCCTGTCATTTCTCTTCATTTAAATCACGTGgattttccctctctccatcagcatcagagaggacatgtgcacacacacataccaatgaacgaacacacacacacgaatgcgcacgcacacacacacacacacacacacacacacacacacacacacacacacacatgcacgcacgtcAGGGCGGAGTGAGatcagagaggaaggagagaggagaatgaggtTCCTCCACCCGGCCCAGTAGTAATTACATAGGAGTTGTGGTGTCTGTGAAAGTCAGACCGCGGCCTCTTCATACAGTAACCATGATCAATATTTCATCACACAGCATTCGCTTGGCTCTGCCTGTCGAGGATTCTGACTCTGTGTTCACCATTAG
This window harbors:
- the LOC115203412 gene encoding zinc finger protein basonuclin-1 isoform X2; this encodes MEIQAICCTLVNCTCDSFKPGKLKKRLCEHCKHGWVAHALSKLKLHHMYQGSQVEIVHSNVVFDICSLMLYGTQAIPVRLKILLDRLFSVLKQEEVIQILNALDWTLQDYIRGYVLQDIAGKVLDRWAIMTFEEEIATLQQFLRFGETKSIVELMALQDKEGQAVLVPSTRTNSDIRTFIERSTPRTATTNNILTPKVEKLSSSKAHHFENFINSMAFMLPFQLLGSVPAPLLGSPPGALQQQQGGQMEQGQRRGDENPNALPLPGPPPTESSLVGSSSASFTSDLDRGGDNPMDGLSATPKMEAEDFPTSDNYSDGRSTPCTPSMMNSDFTQMSPDSKLQRSMDRNGGGGGGSLKKGRVYCSACDKTFYDKGTLKIHYNAVHLKIKHKCTIDGCNMVFSSLRSRNRHSANPNPRLHMPMNRNNRDKDLRGGGSLSADEDSEASDKPRSEYPHSSIPVSLTSSPDSQKSVASYMVSHVDSTTSSTKLHHSSSFPSMGHLGHGILFPNLKTVQPVLPFYRSLVTPAELANSPGQHPPSLPVLSSSLPLKPTSITTPDACGAIIDPVPKKKSRKSSMPIKIEKEAVEREGGMGEDSGSEDMSPIQGRDKEECERGVGGGGDLCTRQMGVEREREREERGVILAGERGEREGVKRPRSHSPEREMCGSREQEEDKDDKEEGSQQAETGMITCASSPYDGKLNHRENHSLSLSRDHTEGEGEEGDQPTSRHQDKLCDDMDHRLTNGGLFRLGDRGKDGPEGCMEDYTDSSLLQSRMDSEGPLDRDDLPHHCEICSKTFNNQYSVKMHYRNVHLKEMHMCTVAGCNAAFPSRRSRDRHSSNLNLHHKLLTKDLYSPSPRALYSPASLCRDKDPVSLDYRQDLRDLQRDRELQRDPGSQTSVIFRGHNRMGLVFPMSKMADERTGENAGEELGGGGVVEEGTVLDLSTSLSVPPHGGGSARSSWDSDGAGSEEGEGLEEEPLPMEEDSDGESCDGIGLGGRSGEGLGSGGERTLGCVGGGQVGPQGGGGGSPITCHVCQKVYSNKGTFRAHYKTVHLRLLHKCKVPGCDTTFSSVRSRNRHSQNPNLHRNLTGSGGGSTLDQE
- the LOC115203412 gene encoding zinc finger protein basonuclin-1 isoform X1, whose product is MTMAEAICCTLVNCTCDSFKPGKLKKRLCEHCKHGWVAHALSKLKLHHMYQGSQVEIVHSNVVFDICSLMLYGTQAIPVRLKILLDRLFSVLKQEEVIQILNALDWTLQDYIRGYVLQDIAGKVLDRWAIMTFEEEIATLQQFLRFGETKSIVELMALQDKEGQAVLVPSTRTNSDIRTFIERSTPRTATTNNILTPKVEKLSSSKAHHFENFINSMAFMLPFQLLGSVPAPLLGSPPGALQQQQGGQMEQGQRRGDENPNALPLPGPPPTESSLVGSSSASFTSDLDRGGDNPMDGLSATPKMEAEDFPTSDNYSDGRSTPCTPSMMNSDFTQMSPDSKLQRSMDRNGGGGGGSLKKGRVYCSACDKTFYDKGTLKIHYNAVHLKIKHKCTIDGCNMVFSSLRSRNRHSANPNPRLHMPMNRNNRDKDLRGGGSLSADEDSEASDKPRSEYPHSSIPVSLTSSPDSQKSVASYMVSHVDSTTSSTKLHHSSSFPSMGHLGHGILFPNLKTVQPVLPFYRSLVTPAELANSPGQHPPSLPVLSSSLPLKPTSITTPDACGAIIDPVPKKKSRKSSMPIKIEKEAVEREGGMGEDSGSEDMSPIQGRDKEECERGVGGGGDLCTRQMGVEREREREERGVILAGERGEREGVKRPRSHSPEREMCGSREQEEDKDDKEEGSQQAETGMITCASSPYDGKLNHRENHSLSLSRDHTEGEGEEGDQPTSRHQDKLCDDMDHRLTNGGLFRLGDRGKDGPEGCMEDYTDSSLLQSRMDSEGPLDRDDLPHHCEICSKTFNNQYSVKMHYRNVHLKEMHMCTVAGCNAAFPSRRSRDRHSSNLNLHHKLLTKDLYSPSPRALYSPASLCRDKDPVSLDYRQDLRDLQRDRELQRDPGSQTSVIFRGHNRMGLVFPMSKMADERTGENAGEELGGGGVVEEGTVLDLSTSLSVPPHGGGSARSSWDSDGAGSEEGEGLEEEPLPMEEDSDGESCDGIGLGGRSGEGLGSGGERTLGCVGGGQVGPQGGGGGSPITCHVCQKVYSNKGTFRAHYKTVHLRLLHKCKVPGCDTTFSSVRSRNRHSQNPNLHRNLTGSGGGSTLDQE